One Fusobacterium ulcerans DNA segment encodes these proteins:
- a CDS encoding DUF421 domain-containing protein: protein MISFYDVFIKLGLGILCLTFQINLMGKGNLAPTSAMDQVQNYVLGGIIGGVIYNRSITTLEFFLVLIIWTLLIFGLKFIKIHNRYAKRLLDGRPVTLILNGNILTDECMKYGISANDLTFKLRSAGVYHISSLKRVVLEQNGQFTIVQIDEKDNIKYPLIADGQINEDVLELIQKDKEWVFEKLKESDFELSQVYIGEYISKKLIIYPYKTGKK, encoded by the coding sequence ATGATTTCTTTTTATGATGTTTTTATTAAATTAGGATTAGGAATACTATGTCTGACTTTTCAAATAAATCTAATGGGTAAGGGGAATCTAGCCCCTACATCTGCTATGGATCAGGTACAAAACTATGTTCTTGGCGGAATTATTGGAGGGGTTATATACAATCGTTCCATTACTACTCTGGAATTTTTTCTGGTTCTTATAATCTGGACTCTTTTGATATTTGGACTTAAATTTATAAAGATACATAACAGATATGCAAAAAGATTATTAGATGGACGCCCTGTAACATTAATACTAAATGGAAATATACTTACAGATGAATGTATGAAGTATGGCATTTCAGCTAATGATTTAACTTTCAAACTTCGTTCTGCTGGAGTATATCATATAAGCAGTCTAAAAAGGGTTGTCCTTGAACAAAATGGACAATTTACTATAGTGCAAATTGACGAAAAAGATAATATTAAATATCCCCTTATAGCTGATGGACAGATAAATGAAGACGTTTTGGAATTAATCCAGAAAGATAAAGAATGGGTGTTTGAAAAGCTTAAAGAATCAGATTTTGAACTTTCTCAAGTCTACATTGGAGAATATATTTCAAAAAAACTTATCATTTATCCATACAAAACAGGAAAAAAATAA
- a CDS encoding DUF3290 domain-containing protein: MLFYTYQYFENQSKINNIFKYLIGFVILLFFFFTIIKYLQNRLSSKYRDLIIISILSIILMLGIEYTHYSRSKAVSAQTSQAVYFLKELSKEENIPIEKILANSTYLYNGMIIKMNEDYYRVNFNNSFQFYSLDKVKLLNLNIEIIDK, encoded by the coding sequence ATGCTGTTTTACACATATCAGTATTTTGAAAATCAATCTAAAATAAATAATATTTTTAAATATTTAATAGGGTTTGTTATTTTACTATTCTTTTTCTTTACAATAATAAAGTACTTACAAAACAGACTTTCATCTAAATATCGTGACCTTATTATTATTTCAATATTGAGTATTATTCTTATGCTTGGAATAGAATATACTCATTACAGCAGAAGTAAAGCTGTATCTGCTCAAACTTCACAAGCAGTCTATTTTTTAAAAGAATTGAGCAAAGAGGAAAATATTCCTATTGAAAAAATATTAGCCAACAGCACTTATTTATATAATGGCATGATTATCAAAATGAATGAAGACTATTATCGGGTAAATTTCAACAATAGTTTTCAATTTTATTCATTGGATAAAGTTAAACTTTTAAATTTAAATATAGAGATAATTGATAAATAG
- a CDS encoding SIMPL domain-containing protein, with translation MLKKCWFLLLIILSFSAYGEDNNSLYQLEKLRYEIEKEQYKGEYVIIGKLNDIIGEGTVNLNPEFFVMNFGLKTEESSVAFGNDKENKIKASEENAKTIKEFKDYLISIGVKPENIATTRYTSNTASKSVVSQSASVNHEIKVKFDISTDVGAVLKKIEPTDIRYIGDIVYGVSEKTKKEAKLKAYEIAMEDAVNQAKILTKTGNSQLGDLRNVYENKGASVNRVENRIANFNMKAKSTESISKSEAPIPISVTQDFKISVTLVCSFDMVKKVK, from the coding sequence ATGTTGAAGAAATGTTGGTTTTTATTGTTAATTATTTTAAGCTTCAGTGCTTATGGAGAAGATAATAATTCTCTTTACCAATTAGAAAAATTAAGATATGAAATTGAAAAAGAGCAGTACAAAGGAGAATATGTTATCATTGGTAAACTTAATGATATTATTGGAGAAGGAACAGTTAATCTAAACCCAGAATTTTTTGTAATGAACTTTGGACTTAAAACTGAAGAAAGTTCAGTAGCATTTGGAAATGATAAAGAGAACAAAATAAAGGCTTCTGAAGAGAATGCTAAAACTATTAAAGAATTTAAAGATTATCTTATCTCAATTGGGGTAAAACCAGAAAATATAGCAACAACTAGATACACTTCTAATACTGCTTCTAAATCAGTGGTATCTCAATCAGCAAGTGTTAACCATGAAATAAAAGTAAAATTTGATATTTCAACAGATGTTGGAGCAGTTCTTAAAAAAATTGAACCTACTGATATAAGATATATTGGTGATATAGTTTATGGAGTATCAGAAAAAACTAAAAAAGAAGCAAAACTAAAAGCTTATGAAATTGCCATGGAAGATGCTGTTAATCAGGCTAAAATACTTACTAAAACTGGAAACAGCCAGCTTGGAGATCTTAGAAATGTCTATGAAAATAAAGGTGCTTCTGTAAATAGAGTTGAAAACAGAATTGCAAACTTCAATATGAAGGCTAAAAGCACTGAATCAATAAGCAAAAGTGAAGCTCCTATTCCTATTTCAGTAACTCAGGATTTTAAAATTTCTGTAACTTTAGTTTGCTCTTTTGATATGGTAAAAAAAGTAAAATAA
- the folP gene encoding dihydropteroate synthase produces MLLKCRDKEIELGKRTLIMGILNVTPDSFSDGGKYNNIEIAVKQAEKLIKDGADIIDIGGESTRPGHEQISEEEEIARVVPVIERISKELDTIISIDTYKYKVAEAALKAGAHIVNDIWGLQYDKGEMAELVKKYDVPLVAMHNQNNKIYEKDIILSMRKFFKRTYEIADKYEIDREKIILDPGIGFGKDIELNLEVLSRMEELRDLGRILLGTSRKRFIGTILNDAPVDQRVEGTVATTVIGIEKGADIVRVHDVLENKRAAMVADRILRR; encoded by the coding sequence ATGTTACTTAAATGCAGAGACAAAGAGATTGAACTTGGAAAGAGAACTTTAATAATGGGAATACTTAATGTAACACCAGATTCTTTTTCAGATGGAGGAAAGTACAATAATATAGAGATAGCTGTAAAACAGGCTGAAAAATTAATAAAAGATGGGGCAGATATAATAGACATTGGAGGAGAATCAACAAGACCAGGGCATGAGCAGATATCTGAGGAAGAAGAAATAGCAAGGGTAGTTCCAGTGATAGAAAGAATAAGCAAAGAACTTGATACAATAATTTCCATAGATACATACAAGTATAAAGTGGCAGAAGCAGCATTAAAAGCTGGGGCACATATAGTCAATGATATATGGGGATTGCAGTATGATAAGGGAGAAATGGCTGAGCTAGTAAAAAAATATGATGTTCCCCTTGTAGCTATGCACAATCAAAATAATAAAATATATGAAAAAGATATAATTTTAAGTATGAGAAAATTTTTTAAGAGAACATATGAAATAGCAGATAAGTATGAGATAGACAGAGAGAAAATAATACTTGATCCAGGAATAGGATTTGGAAAGGATATAGAGCTTAATCTGGAAGTATTAAGCAGAATGGAAGAATTAAGAGATTTAGGAAGAATACTTTTAGGAACTTCAAGAAAGAGATTTATAGGAACAATATTAAATGATGCTCCTGTAGATCAGAGAGTGGAAGGAACTGTTGCTACAACTGTAATAGGAATAGAAAAAGGTGCAGATATAGTGAGAGTCCATGATGTTCTTGAGAATAAAAGAGCTGCTATGGTAGCTGATAGAATTTTAAGGAGATAA
- a CDS encoding SMI1/KNR4 family protein gives MEIKIIKEKLEKLIKLDKDFSIFGSSSHEYIINPKLTEEEIQNFEEKNQITLPDEYREYLKNIGNGGAGPFYGLLELEDNDNNLMDLSMEFPYTYDKPLKLFEVYETMDEMDDENEEEQEQFLNEIYEKSVRGIIFLTHEGCGMYSVLVVKGEEYGNVWYFDFANDAGVYPLTSEKTGKSMRFFEWMELWIDKSLACVEKGEEELKGYAFYIKDIGEE, from the coding sequence ATGGAGATAAAAATTATTAAGGAAAAATTAGAAAAACTAATAAAGCTGGATAAAGATTTTTCTATTTTTGGTTCAAGTTCACATGAATATATAATAAATCCAAAGCTTACAGAGGAAGAGATACAAAACTTTGAAGAGAAAAATCAAATAACTTTGCCAGATGAATATAGAGAATATTTAAAAAATATAGGAAATGGAGGAGCAGGACCATTTTATGGACTCCTTGAATTAGAAGATAATGATAATAATTTAATGGATTTATCTATGGAATTTCCATACACATATGATAAACCTTTAAAATTGTTTGAAGTATATGAAACAATGGATGAGATGGATGATGAAAATGAAGAGGAACAGGAGCAATTTCTGAATGAAATATATGAAAAATCTGTAAGAGGAATTATTTTTCTGACACATGAAGGATGTGGAATGTATAGTGTCCTTGTTGTAAAAGGAGAAGAATATGGAAATGTATGGTATTTTGATTTTGCTAATGATGCTGGAGTTTATCCCTTAACAAGTGAAAAAACTGGAAAAAGTATGAGGTTTTTTGAATGGATGGAACTATGGATTGATAAATCTTTAGCTTGTGTAGAAAAGGGAGAAGAGGAACTCAAAGGATATGCATTTTATATAAAAGATATTGGGGAAGAATAA